A stretch of the Hemitrygon akajei unplaced genomic scaffold, sHemAka1.3 Scf000065, whole genome shotgun sequence genome encodes the following:
- the LOC140721951 gene encoding uncharacterized protein → MSNPVYYFTMYTEQASSDNGCFSFLSSETQRILDRMDDSETYMNMKPIKTGSRAPSRDHLTSTNTELNIRKVERLTNTQADGLDPTYCQLNLRHNGLLIAKDEDPPIASGPGEVPVIAQAAAHEQESKVKIGNRPYRLICLLRLVTSALIVIVFGLSIHVSQIRHQFTEMETKYRFVNETKAQICELLTSRREQTCSQDWIRNEDLCYFISSFESSYERAKQLCSIADSKLLEINSNEEENFVNNRVLGQDSSYWIGTCKAGKVASNVVYKVNARKFECSECKSSWLVSCKNDQHRFICEKPAPLCPDIPEKIRDLCQKPVEPA, encoded by the exons ATGTCGAATCCAGTTTATTACTTTACCATGTATACCGAGCAG gcttcctctgacaacggttgcTTCTCCttcctgagctcagagacgcagaggatcctcgacagaatggacgacagcgagacttacatGAATATGAAACCCATAAAAACTGGCTCACGGGCTCCTTCccgag ACCATCTGACCTCCACCAACACAGAGCTGAACATTCGGAAAGTCGAACGTCTCACCAATACACAAGCAG ATGGACTGGACCCCACCTACTGTCAGTTGAACCTTCGCCACAATGGACTTCTTATCGCTAAGGATGAAGATCCTCCTATTGCGTCGGGACCAGGAGAAGTGCCCGTGATTGCGcaggcag CTGCGCATGAACAGGAGTCgaaagtgaagatcggaaatagaccgtaCCGTCTGATCTGCCTACTCCGCCTAGTTACGTCCGCCCTCATCGTGATTGTGTTCGGACTCTCGATCCACG tgtcacagattcgtcaccagttcactgagatggaaacgaaatACAGAtttgtcaacgaaaccaaggctcaaatctgtgaattgttgaccagcagaagag agcaaacttgttcccaggactggatcagaaatgaagacCTGTGTTATTTCATTTCCTCGTTTGAAAGTTCTTACGAGCGGGCGAAGCAACTCTGTTCTATCGCTGATTCAaagcttcttgaaataaattcaaacgaggaagag AATTTTGTTAACAACCGTGTCCTCGGCCAAGACAGTTCATACTGGATTGGAACATGCAAAGCGGG GAAAGTGGCCTCTAACGTCGTGTACAAGGTGAACGCTAGAAAGTTCGAATGCAGTGAATGTAAATCTAGTTGGCTTGTCAGTTGCAAAAATGATCAGCACCGTTTCATTTGTGAGAAGCCTGCACCTTTGtgcccggatattcctgaaaagatccggGACCTCTGTCAAAAACCCGTGGAGCCGGCTTAA